Proteins from a genomic interval of Dasania marina DSM 21967:
- a CDS encoding imelysin family protein: protein MKTAITVILCSLLLGCQPDSPVNHSPASLPASSKTAVTTIVATTVTTIDVVQLHHSLRQQGELSLRQTIASAQALLARSQQFLASPDAPHWQQLQNQWLASHQQWHHSAVYLQLLPAQTELEELNHRLHDAEISDGYLDSVVGYPQSGIVNDSTLAISLDSLIQQHRRYSDEEAALGLSVLEFFIWGRELSHYREPADALATLAIPRRRQYLALLAQQWLSDVENAHQYWQEHSAQLPDAAAIRLQWQQQLGALTDTQHSPYSHDQLWITGALSSISKHSAPHPGYAAIGQLLQQGEAVPEQEQEQEQEQEQEAKVLNQQLGALMLNLRLKTSAAGE from the coding sequence GTGAAGACTGCCATCACAGTAATCCTGTGCAGCCTGTTATTGGGCTGCCAGCCCGACAGCCCCGTCAATCACAGCCCTGCCAGCTTACCGGCCAGTAGCAAAACGGCCGTAACTACTATAGTAGCCACTACAGTAACCACTATAGATGTAGTGCAGCTGCACCACAGCCTGCGCCAGCAAGGTGAACTCTCGCTGCGCCAAACTATCGCCAGCGCCCAAGCCTTGCTAGCCCGCAGCCAGCAATTTCTCGCCAGCCCCGATGCGCCACACTGGCAGCAGCTGCAAAACCAGTGGCTGGCCAGCCACCAGCAGTGGCATCACAGCGCGGTGTATTTACAGCTGCTGCCAGCACAAACTGAACTAGAGGAATTAAACCATCGCTTACACGACGCCGAGATCAGCGATGGCTATCTGGATAGCGTAGTGGGTTACCCCCAAAGCGGCATAGTCAACGACAGCACCCTAGCCATCAGCTTGGACAGCCTTATCCAGCAGCACCGCCGCTACAGCGATGAAGAGGCGGCCTTGGGTTTATCTGTTTTAGAGTTTTTTATTTGGGGTCGCGAGCTCAGCCACTACCGTGAGCCCGCCGATGCACTGGCAACACTGGCCATACCTAGACGCCGCCAATACTTAGCCTTATTAGCCCAACAATGGCTAAGCGATGTAGAGAACGCCCATCAATACTGGCAGGAGCACAGCGCCCAACTACCCGATGCAGCGGCGATACGCTTGCAATGGCAACAACAGCTAGGGGCTTTAACCGATACTCAGCACAGCCCCTATAGCCATGATCAACTTTGGATAACGGGGGCGCTAAGCAGCATCAGCAAACACAGCGCCCCACACCCCGGCTACGCCGCTATAGGACAACTGTTACAGCAAGGCGAAGCTGTACCAGAACAGGAACAAGAGCAGGAGCAGGAGCAGGAGCAAGAAGCTAAGGTACTCAACCAGCAATTGGGCGCGTTAATGCTAAACCTCCGTCTTAAGACGTCGGCAGCAGGCGAGTAA
- the ptsP gene encoding phosphoenolpyruvate--protein phosphotransferase has protein sequence MLESLRRIVQELNGIRGLQQVLDTIATRVRDAVGTEVCSVYLRDQKTDRYFFMATEGLNRDFIGKISVGSHEGLVGQVARREEPINLQDAIADPHFIYLPGIGEEEYKGFLGVPIIHQRTVLGVLVVQQKTQRRFDEDEEAFLVTISAQLAGVIAHAQLTGSISLLSEDEDEKLVGGKFVGVSGSAGVSIGTGVVVTPTADLYAVPDRSSSNIELELKFFSQCLAAVRKDIEELSSKLASRLAREEQALFDVYLSMLDDHALPLEVRERIEQGQWAQGAVSQVIRAHVDTFESMNDPYLKERATDVKDLGRRVLAYLQLTDDEELIYPDQTILIGEELTASMLAEVPSEKLAGLVSVRGSANSHVAIFARSLGIPTVMGVQDLPFTKLEGREIILDGYNGHVHYNPSEELHNRFKAIIEEESQLIKGFEVLKDLPGETTDKHRIGLWVNTGLMADVMRSLDRGAEGVGLYRTEVPFLLRERFPSEEEQRAIYREQLEAFAPRKVTMRTLDVGGDKSLSYFPIVEENPFLGWRGIRVTLDHPEIFLVQVRAMLKANQGLNNLRIMLPMISSVMELEEALELLYRAHDELIEELGVELELPEIGVMIEVPAAVYQARELARRVNFLSVGSNDLTQYLLAVDRNNSRVASIFDPFHPAVLQALQKVADDAHAEGQQVSICGELAGNPLASPLLIAMGYDVLSMSATNLPKVKSVVRSLSYKQCQALLKQAMQMDNSREIRELLEQVLTEVGAHRMLNPVLDDVQISAV, from the coding sequence ATGCTCGAATCTCTGCGCAGGATAGTCCAAGAGTTAAATGGCATACGCGGTTTGCAGCAGGTGCTGGATACGATTGCTACGCGGGTGCGCGATGCTGTGGGTACCGAAGTTTGCTCCGTGTATCTACGCGATCAGAAAACAGACCGCTATTTCTTTATGGCCACCGAAGGCCTTAACCGTGATTTTATAGGCAAAATTTCAGTAGGCTCCCATGAGGGCTTGGTGGGCCAAGTAGCGCGCCGTGAAGAGCCCATCAACCTACAAGATGCTATCGCCGACCCCCACTTTATTTACCTGCCCGGCATAGGCGAGGAAGAGTACAAGGGCTTTTTGGGGGTGCCTATTATCCATCAGCGCACCGTATTGGGGGTGTTGGTGGTGCAGCAAAAAACCCAACGCCGTTTTGATGAAGATGAAGAAGCTTTTTTAGTCACCATCTCGGCCCAGCTGGCGGGGGTGATTGCTCATGCCCAATTGACCGGCTCTATCAGCCTGCTATCAGAAGATGAAGATGAAAAGTTGGTTGGTGGCAAATTTGTGGGCGTCAGTGGCTCAGCGGGGGTAAGTATAGGTACCGGGGTCGTGGTGACGCCTACTGCCGATTTGTATGCGGTGCCCGATCGCAGCTCTAGTAATATTGAGCTAGAGCTTAAGTTTTTTAGCCAGTGTTTGGCGGCGGTACGTAAAGATATAGAAGAGCTGAGCAGTAAGTTGGCCAGCCGTTTAGCCCGTGAAGAGCAGGCTTTATTTGATGTCTATCTCAGTATGCTGGATGACCATGCTCTGCCTTTAGAGGTGCGCGAGCGTATAGAGCAAGGGCAGTGGGCGCAAGGTGCTGTCAGCCAGGTGATACGCGCTCACGTCGACACCTTTGAGAGCATGAATGACCCCTATCTTAAAGAGCGCGCCACTGACGTTAAGGATTTAGGTAGGCGAGTACTTGCTTACTTGCAACTAACCGACGATGAAGAGCTGATTTACCCAGACCAAACTATTTTAATAGGTGAAGAGCTAACTGCCTCTATGTTGGCGGAAGTGCCCTCCGAAAAGCTGGCGGGCTTGGTGTCGGTGCGCGGCTCGGCCAACTCCCATGTCGCCATTTTCGCGCGCTCCCTAGGCATACCGACGGTGATGGGGGTGCAGGATCTGCCTTTTACCAAGCTGGAAGGCCGAGAAATCATACTGGATGGCTATAACGGTCATGTGCATTACAACCCCAGTGAAGAGTTACATAATCGCTTTAAAGCGATTATTGAAGAAGAATCCCAGCTGATTAAGGGCTTTGAGGTTTTAAAGGATTTACCCGGAGAAACCACCGATAAGCACCGCATAGGCTTGTGGGTAAATACCGGCCTGATGGCCGATGTGATGCGCTCATTAGATAGAGGCGCCGAAGGGGTGGGGCTATATCGCACCGAGGTGCCGTTTTTATTACGCGAGCGTTTTCCCTCAGAAGAAGAGCAGCGCGCCATTTACCGCGAACAGCTAGAGGCCTTTGCGCCGCGTAAAGTCACTATGCGCACCTTAGATGTAGGCGGTGATAAATCACTGTCCTATTTCCCCATTGTCGAAGAAAACCCCTTTTTAGGTTGGCGCGGCATACGGGTAACGCTGGATCACCCCGAGATCTTTCTGGTGCAAGTGCGGGCCATGCTGAAAGCCAATCAAGGCTTAAATAACCTGCGTATTATGCTGCCGATGATTAGCAGTGTGATGGAACTGGAAGAGGCTTTAGAGCTGTTGTACCGAGCTCATGATGAGTTAATTGAAGAGCTGGGGGTGGAGTTGGAGCTGCCGGAAATAGGGGTGATGATAGAAGTGCCCGCAGCGGTGTATCAGGCCCGTGAGCTGGCTAGGCGGGTAAACTTTTTATCGGTGGGGTCCAATGACTTAACCCAGTACTTGCTGGCGGTAGATAGAAACAACTCCCGGGTGGCCTCTATTTTTGATCCTTTCCATCCGGCGGTATTGCAAGCCTTGCAGAAAGTGGCAGATGACGCTCATGCGGAAGGCCAGCAGGTCAGTATTTGCGGGGAATTGGCGGGCAATCCGCTGGCATCGCCGCTACTTATTGCCATGGGTTACGATGTGTTATCCATGAGTGCCACCAACCTGCCCAAGGTTAAGTCGGTAGTGCGCAGCTTGAGTTATAAGCAGTGTCAGGCTTTGTTAAAACAAGCCATGCAAATGGATAACTCCCGTGAGATACGCGAGTTGCTAGAGCAAGTGCTCACCGAGGTGGGGGCTCACCGCATGCTCAACCCGGTACTGGACGACGTTCAAATTAGCGCGGTATAG
- the gcvH gene encoding glycine cleavage system protein GcvH, producing the protein MSNTPSELKYARSHEWARLEEDGTVTVGISDFAQEALGDVVFVEVPEVGAKVAAGDEISVVESVKAASDIYAPIGGEVIAVNETLEDEPEAVNAEPYEGGWLFKLRPSDASELENLLSAEDYQQLCEDE; encoded by the coding sequence ATGAGCAATACCCCTAGCGAATTGAAATATGCTCGCAGCCACGAGTGGGCGCGTTTAGAAGAAGATGGCACCGTGACTGTAGGCATCTCTGATTTCGCGCAAGAAGCTTTAGGTGATGTAGTGTTTGTGGAAGTACCTGAGGTGGGCGCTAAAGTAGCCGCGGGAGATGAAATTAGCGTGGTGGAGTCGGTAAAAGCCGCCTCGGATATCTATGCGCCTATAGGCGGTGAAGTGATTGCCGTAAACGAGACTTTGGAAGACGAACCTGAAGCCGTTAATGCGGAACCTTATGAAGGTGGCTGGTTGTTTAAACTGCGCCCTAGCGATGCTTCAGAGCTGGAAAATTTGTTGAGTGCTGAAGATTATCAGCAGCTTTGCGAAGACGAGTAA
- a CDS encoding class I SAM-dependent rRNA methyltransferase, translating to MSTDYPLIRLNNKADRRLRGGHVWIYSNEIDTKATPIKDIIPGQQVLIENAQGKVMGVAYLNPHNLICGRLISRDARQGLDKSLLVHRINIALSLRQAMNEKPYYRLVYGDSDGLPGLVVDRFGDILVVQLATAGMELVKDQIVEALCQVLKPSGILMKNDSRIRGAEDLEDYVEVVYGEVPERVLIEENGVQFEVPVYEGQKTGWFYDHRASRANLVHFVKGKRVLDVFSYIGGWGVQAAAFGAESVLCVDSSEFALECVHRNAELNGVSDKVATLQGNAFEAMKQLALDGERFDVIIMDPPAFIPRRKDVKKGEQAYRRVNELAMRLLNKDGVLVSASCSMHLGRDVLVDILRLSSRHVDRQLQILQHFGQTYDHPVHPAIPETDYLKAIFTRLLPTS from the coding sequence ATGAGCACCGACTACCCCCTAATACGCTTAAACAATAAAGCAGACCGCCGTTTACGGGGTGGCCATGTCTGGATTTACAGCAATGAAATAGATACCAAAGCCACGCCCATTAAAGACATTATCCCCGGCCAGCAGGTGTTAATAGAGAATGCCCAAGGCAAGGTGATGGGCGTGGCCTATCTCAATCCGCACAACTTAATTTGTGGTCGCTTAATTAGCCGCGATGCCCGCCAAGGTTTAGATAAGTCCTTATTAGTGCACCGCATCAATATCGCCTTAAGCCTGCGTCAGGCTATGAATGAGAAACCCTATTACCGCTTAGTGTATGGCGATAGCGACGGCCTGCCCGGTTTGGTGGTGGATAGATTTGGCGATATATTGGTGGTGCAATTGGCTACCGCCGGCATGGAGTTGGTAAAAGATCAGATTGTTGAGGCGTTATGCCAAGTGCTTAAGCCCAGCGGTATCCTAATGAAAAATGATTCGCGTATACGTGGTGCCGAAGACTTGGAAGACTATGTGGAAGTGGTGTATGGCGAGGTGCCCGAGCGGGTTTTAATAGAAGAAAACGGCGTGCAGTTTGAGGTGCCGGTATACGAGGGGCAAAAGACTGGTTGGTTTTACGATCACCGCGCCAGCCGCGCTAACTTGGTGCACTTTGTTAAAGGCAAGCGCGTGTTGGACGTGTTTAGTTATATAGGTGGCTGGGGCGTGCAGGCGGCGGCCTTTGGTGCCGAGTCGGTGCTGTGTGTAGACAGCTCGGAGTTTGCGCTGGAGTGTGTACACCGCAATGCCGAGTTAAACGGCGTTAGCGATAAGGTAGCAACCTTACAGGGCAATGCCTTTGAGGCCATGAAGCAGCTGGCCTTAGATGGCGAGCGTTTTGATGTAATAATTATGGACCCACCCGCTTTTATCCCGCGCCGCAAAGATGTTAAAAAAGGCGAGCAGGCTTATAGGCGGGTTAATGAACTGGCTATGCGCTTGCTGAATAAAGATGGGGTGTTGGTGTCGGCTTCTTGTTCTATGCACTTGGGGCGCGATGTTTTAGTGGATATATTGCGATTGTCTTCGCGCCATGTCGATAGGCAGCTGCAAATTTTGCAGCATTTTGGCCAAACCTATGATCACCCGGTGCATCCTGCGATCCCCGAAACCGATTATTTAAAGGCGATATTTACTCGCCTGCTGCCGACGTCTTAA
- a CDS encoding UbiH/UbiF/VisC/COQ6 family ubiquinone biosynthesis hydroxylase, which translates to MDNTQAQVFDVVIVGAGLAGTALACVLAQGDPQLRIAMVEAQTLSSEAPSLDNSVQGFDARVSALTLASQQLLADIGLWPEIVSQRAAAYQHMRVWDADGTGVVDFAAAEVNQACLGYIVENRITLAALLNRLQSLANVCFFNPAKVAGLSENNANKTPSPRCLDLADGQQLTAPLIVAADGANSLLRQQAGFATREWDYHHHAIVATVQTELPHQHTAWQRFLPEGPLAFLPLGGDHQGHFCSIVWSALPDYAQQLMALGDDEFSQQLATAFEHTLGAVQGVSKRYSFALRQRHAVDYVQPGLALLGDAAHSIHPLAGQGINLGFSDVRVLAEELLRARQRGLGLGDISLLQRYQRRRKAENLAMMAAMDGFKQLFGHNNIALRWLRNAGMQGFNRSPAIKRRVMLSAMGLH; encoded by the coding sequence ATGGATAATACCCAGGCACAGGTTTTTGATGTGGTTATTGTTGGTGCCGGTTTGGCCGGAACCGCCTTGGCCTGCGTCTTAGCGCAGGGCGACCCGCAGCTGCGCATAGCCATGGTGGAAGCACAAACGCTATCCAGCGAGGCGCCCAGTTTAGACAATTCGGTGCAGGGCTTTGATGCCAGGGTCAGCGCATTAACCTTAGCTTCGCAACAGTTGCTGGCGGACATAGGGCTGTGGCCCGAGATAGTTAGCCAGCGCGCAGCCGCCTACCAACATATGCGGGTATGGGATGCTGACGGTACCGGTGTGGTGGACTTTGCCGCCGCCGAGGTCAACCAAGCTTGCCTAGGTTATATTGTTGAAAATCGCATCACCCTAGCGGCTTTATTAAACCGGCTACAGAGCTTGGCCAATGTGTGTTTTTTTAATCCTGCGAAAGTGGCAGGCTTGAGTGAAAATAACGCAAACAAAACGCCATCACCGCGCTGCTTAGACTTGGCTGATGGTCAGCAATTAACTGCTCCTTTGATAGTTGCGGCCGATGGCGCCAACTCGTTGCTACGTCAACAAGCCGGTTTTGCCACTAGGGAGTGGGATTACCATCACCACGCCATAGTCGCTACAGTGCAAACTGAATTACCCCATCAACATACTGCCTGGCAGCGTTTTTTACCCGAGGGGCCTTTGGCTTTTTTGCCTTTGGGAGGTGATCATCAAGGCCATTTTTGCTCCATCGTTTGGTCGGCCTTGCCCGACTATGCCCAGCAGTTAATGGCTCTAGGCGATGATGAATTTAGCCAGCAATTAGCGACCGCTTTTGAGCATACATTAGGTGCGGTGCAGGGCGTCTCCAAGCGTTATAGCTTTGCCCTGCGCCAGCGCCACGCGGTAGATTATGTGCAGCCGGGCTTGGCCTTGCTGGGGGACGCCGCCCACAGCATCCACCCGTTGGCGGGCCAGGGAATAAACTTAGGTTTTAGTGATGTGCGGGTACTGGCCGAAGAACTATTACGAGCCAGGCAGCGTGGCCTAGGCTTAGGTGATATCAGTCTGTTGCAGCGCTACCAGCGTCGCCGTAAGGCCGAGAACCTAGCGATGATGGCAGCAATGGATGGCTTTAAACAGTTGTTCGGCCACAACAATATAGCCCTGCGCTGGTTGCGCAATGCCGGCATGCAGGGCTTTAATCGCAGCCCCGCCATTAAGCGCCGGGTTATGCTTAGTGCCATGGGTTTACATTAA
- a CDS encoding RNA pyrophosphohydrolase yields MIDAEGFRANVGIMLANGKGEVLWARRVGQDAWQFPQGGINQGESVEQALYRELGEEVGLRAGDVEVMACTRGWLRYRLPERSIRRDSKPLCIGQKQKWFLLKMLADDESVSFDNGCRPEFDHWRWVSYWYPLGQVIPFKREVYRRAMKELAVKHSRLILD; encoded by the coding sequence GTGATTGATGCAGAGGGTTTTCGGGCCAATGTGGGTATTATGTTGGCCAATGGCAAGGGTGAAGTGCTGTGGGCACGCCGTGTTGGCCAAGATGCTTGGCAGTTCCCTCAAGGCGGTATTAATCAGGGTGAATCAGTAGAGCAGGCGCTATACCGTGAGTTGGGCGAGGAAGTGGGGTTGAGAGCCGGCGATGTAGAGGTGATGGCCTGCACCCGTGGTTGGTTGCGCTATCGTTTACCGGAGCGTTCGATTCGCCGCGACAGCAAACCGCTGTGTATAGGCCAAAAACAAAAATGGTTTTTATTAAAAATGCTGGCTGATGATGAGTCGGTGAGTTTTGATAATGGCTGCAGACCGGAGTTTGATCATTGGCGCTGGGTAAGCTATTGGTATCCACTGGGTCAGGTTATTCCCTTTAAGCGTGAGGTTTACAGGCGCGCAATGAAAGAGTTAGCGGTTAAGCATAGCCGCTTGATCTTGGATTAG
- a CDS encoding HAD family hydrolase, with product MTLAIFDLDNTLLNGDSDHGWGQFLVEQGIVDGHSYKEGNDYFYQQYKQGTLNINEYLEFSLAPLKAHPKAQLDLWHQQFMAEVIAPMRLAKADALLQQHREQGHELLIITATNLFVTGPIAKSMGVEHILASEPELVNGAYTGRANGTPCFQEGKVKRLHAWMTEHGHDLSGSYFYSDSLNDLPLLKLVDNPVAVDADDTLSAYAQAQGWPCISLRG from the coding sequence ATGACTCTCGCCATCTTTGACCTTGATAACACCCTGCTTAACGGCGACAGCGACCATGGCTGGGGCCAGTTTTTGGTGGAGCAAGGCATAGTCGACGGCCATAGCTATAAAGAGGGTAACGATTACTTTTACCAGCAGTATAAACAGGGCACATTAAACATTAATGAATACTTGGAATTTTCATTGGCGCCACTAAAAGCCCACCCCAAAGCGCAACTGGATTTATGGCACCAGCAATTTATGGCCGAAGTTATCGCCCCCATGCGGCTGGCCAAGGCCGATGCACTATTACAACAACACCGTGAACAAGGCCATGAGCTACTCATAATCACCGCCACCAATCTGTTTGTCACCGGCCCCATAGCCAAAAGCATGGGGGTAGAGCATATTCTGGCCAGCGAACCTGAGCTGGTAAACGGCGCATACACCGGCCGCGCCAACGGCACTCCCTGCTTTCAAGAGGGCAAGGTCAAGCGCTTACACGCCTGGATGACCGAGCATGGTCACGACCTCAGCGGCAGCTATTTTTATAGCGACTCGCTCAACGACCTACCGCTACTAAAACTGGTAGACAACCCCGTTGCAGTAGATGCCGACGACACCCTCAGCGCCTACGCCCAAGCGCAGGGCTGGCCCTGTATCAGCTTAAGGGGCTAA